Part of the Clostridia bacterium genome is shown below.
TTGAATCTCTCAAGCGCTTCCTTGAGCGTGCTGCGGTCAATTCCTTCGTAAAGGATTACCTGCCAGTTGTAGATCTCCTTGCCGCGCTGCTCAAAGAACTCGAAGCAAGCGAAAATAGTCTCTTCTCTGATTTTCTCAAGAGTGAATCCGTTTTGATACCACTCACCTTCGGCTCTGACGGGAATCTCAGACATATAATACGTGAAATATCCGTCAGCGTCGGGAGTTGCGCAATAGTGTCTGCCGGTCGCAAGACCATCCCAGAGACCAACATCATTCCTGTAATAAACACCACTGCCTTTATTGGTGGTCGCATTCTCAATTTTATAACGGAATGCCATTATGTCGGTGAGCTTGTATCCGCCGAGCATACTGATGAAGTTCTTGCCGTTTATCGGGAGGAGTTTGCCGAACAACGGGTCTTTCGCGTGGCTGTCTTCAAATCCCGTACCGGGAACGTAAATGCCGTTGCCGAAAGCGTAATCTCCGCCCGAAGGCAGGTAATAAATGGCGCCTCTGTCGGTTTTTGTCAAATAGCTAAGCCCGTCGAGACTGTCCATCTTATCAAGCTCTTCCTGGCTGTAAATGCTGAAACCGGGAACGTCGACGATCGCGGCCTCGGGAACGCCGTAGTCCTTGAGGAGCGCGAAGATCGCGTCGTAAGCTTCGGCGCACTGAGCTTCGTAGCTGTCGGCGCCGAGCGCTTTGGCGTCGGCGATAAGCTGAGCGTATCTGCCGGCAACGTCGAACGCCTCGAGTTTATCGGCGGCGTCATGGACCTTCGCGATCTGATCGGCGGAGGCCTTGCTGAGCTTCTTATATCCGCGCAGGTCGGAGACCGTCACGGTAGTGTCTTCCTCGACGCCGTAGCACTCGATGATGAAGACGATGACCTGATCGAGATCGGCCTTAGCGAACTTATCGGAGCACCACCAGGCCTTCTCGAAGTAGCTGAACGGGACGTTGATGTAGCCGTCGGCCGCAACGAATTCGGGTCTGATGAGCAGCGCATAGTCTTCTCTGACCATATCGCGGCAGTTGGAAAGACCTATGAGTATCCTGTCCACGCTGCCGTTGGCTTCGAGCTTGAAACGGATGCCGTCCGCCTGAGAGAGACCCTCAGCGTTTATGGGCGGGAACGCGCCGTTGTTATCGGGCTGCAGGGTCTTGCTGCGGTCCATATTCTTCCAGCCCATCGCCTTGCCGCTGAAATCGGCGAGCGCGGTCAGGGAGAGGTTGTCATTCGCTTCAAACGCGGTGTTGTTGGAGAAGTCGCCCGGATTATAACCGTCGGCTTTTTTGTTCAGACCGTTGCTGATCGAATCGCAAAGCTTGACGCTGTTCGCGTTAACGACGTCGTTGACTTTGGTATCGGTCCAGCCGTCGAAGAAGTTTGCGGTGGTCGACTTGGTCTCTACCGGAACGAGCGCGTCGTAAGCGGCGTTGAGGAGCGCGATGGCGCCGGCGGCGTCGGTGTCATAGATCGCCCAGGCGTCGTCGATCGCCTTGAGCAGGTTCGCAAAGCTCGCGGCGGTGTAGTTGTATTCCCAGGCGTTGACGCACTGCGCGAAAGCAGCGTAAAGGTCATCGTCGGCGGTCTCCTCGAGGATGAGCATTCTGACGATCCTGCTCTGGATGAGGAGCTTGTCGTAGTTGCTGTCAGGGTCGGTATACATGGTGTCCGCGAGGGTTATGTCGTCATAATTCTTGTAGTTGGAATCGAAGAATCCGAGAGCGCTGGCTTCGTTGAGCAGGTCGTCGAGGTCGGCCTTGACCTTGTTGATGTCGTGGGTGTCGACTTCGGGCTCTTCAAGACCGTCCGTCGAGAAGGCGCAGATGTCGGAGAAGTAGGCCTTGTCTCCGGCCTGCAGCACCTTGTAGAACAGCGCGGAGATGACGGAGATTTCGTTTATCGCATCGCCGGCAAGATTGGTGTAATCCTTGAAATACAGGTGATAGTAGCCGTCGTGATAAACGAGAGGAGTATCGTAGTAGTTGCCCTCATAGCTCCAGTAGTTGTTCCAGTCGTCCTGGCCGCGCATAAGGCGGACCTGGAACTGGCTCAGCTCGAGGGGCTTGCCGTCCGCGTCGTTGAACGCGATGGCGATGCCGTCGAAGTCGGAGAGCTTGTAGCCCTTGGAAGTATCCATAAAGCGGAAGGGGTTCTTCGCAAGGAAGCCGCTGCTCGTCTTGCTCGCGAGGCAGAAGCGAACAAAGTTATCTTTAACCGTCATCTCGACAGACTGCGTCGCTTTGCCCTTAAGGCCTTTGTCGGAAATCGCGTACGTGGAGCCGTACTTGGTCAGACTCGCGAGGTCATCGGCGGTCCAGTCCTGAACGCCGGTGAGCTGAACGTAAGCGTAATCGGTATAGAGGTTGCTGATGTACTCGTCGATGCAGCTGTTGATTATGAGAAGCTGTCCGTCGACCTGCGTCTGAGTGGCGCTGTCATCGTTTATTACAGCTTCCGCATCGGCAATCTGAGAGGCATAGGTCGTGGCGTCGTATCCCTTGAGCTTAGCTACTGCGGCTTGGAGAGAGCCCTTCTGGACTTGACCTGCGGTCCTGTAAAGCTCAACGCCGGAGTAGTAGCAGGTGTTCTCATCGGCCGAACCGTAGTTCAGCATCGAGATGCCCTTGGCCAAATTGTCGAAGTAATCGTAGATATCCGTTCCCCCGCCGCCGTTGCTCTGGAACTCGGAGAAGGGGAAGTAGAGCCAGCCGTCGTCATCGGAGACGGGGGCGCCGTCCCAATAGCGCATAGAGCTGGAATAGTTCCAACCGTATGTGAGTCTGAGAATGGCTCTGGTGAACTGAGCGGGTTCGCCCTTGCTGTTGAGCACGGCGATACGGATGCCTTCGTAATCCGAAGCGCTGACGCTCTCGCCGTCGGCGGTCGCCCATACGCTGCCGTCGGTGCAGGGACCGCCGGTCTGGTATTTCCAGTTGACTATGCAGTTGTTGTAAGCGGTGCCGCCGCCGTGGACGGCCTTTATCGCCTGAGTCGTGCCGCCGACGCAGTAGGCGGCGTTCGTCTCAACGTAAAGGGCGCTGCCGCAGCCGTTCGCATAGCCGTTGTTGCCGCTGCTCGTATCGAGCTGCGCCTGCGTCCAGTTGCTGAAGCCGACGAGCTTTACGGTTTCGTAAGCTTCGGCCGAACTGCTGAACAGCACGGCGCCGCTGAATATGCCGATAAGCATACAGACGGCAATAATGGTTGACATGAGTTTCTTCATAATTTTCCTCCTATTAAAAATTTCCTTCGCAAAACGGGATATTGATGAAATCTCACAATATTCCTAATGCACATTTTAGCACAATAAAAAATAAAAATCAACAAAAAATTGCTGATTTATATAAAAAATATTGTGCCCGCCGCCGAAACGAAATAAGCGCCTGAACTCACGGGGGTTCAGGCGCTTTCGCGCGGTCTTAATCCGCTTTCGGAGCGCGGAAAAACTGATAGTAGTTGCACTTTATCATTCCGTTGTAGAGCTTGCGCACCTTGTCGGCCTTGCGCCCGTAAAAGCTCTCGAAATCCTCGTGGGAGGAAAGCACGTATATCTGCCACGGACCGAGCTTCGCGAAGGCGCGGCCCATCGCGGCGTAAAGCTCCTCGCAGGCGCGGCGGTCGGAAAGCCGCTCGCCGTAGGGCGGGTTGCAGACGACCGTTCCGCGTCTGCCGCCGGACGAGATATCGAGCGCGTCCGCGACGAACGCTTTGACGTGCGAGCCGACTCCCGCGCGGCGGATATTCCCCTTCGTAATGGAAACGAACTTCGGGTCTATATCGGAAGCCCACGCCTCGAAGCCGCCGGCGGCGGTCTTCGCGGCCTCCGCCTCCTCCCTCGCCCGCTCGAAAAGCCGCCCGTCGACGGAGGCGAACTCCTCGGCGGCGAAGCTTCTCTGCAGCCCGGGCGCGGTGTTGGTCATTATCAGCGCCGCTTCTATCGGGATCGTGCCGGAGCCGCAGAAGGGGTCGTGAAACAGCACTCCCTCGCGCGGGCGGGAGAGCTTGACGAGCGCGGCGGCGAGGGTTTCGCGCAGGGGCGCGTCGTTCGAGGCGAGGCGGTAGCCGCGCTTGTGCAGCGGCGTGCCGCTCGTGTCTATCATAAGAGTTACCTTATCGTGAAAGATGAAGAACTCGACGCGGTATTTCGCACCGGTCTCTCCGAACCAGCTTATGCCGTATTTGCTCCTGAGCCGCTCGACGATCGCTTTTTTGATTATCGCCTGGCAGTCCGGCACGCTGAAGAGCGCGCTTTTCAGCGAATGCCCCGTGACGGGGAAGCAGGCGTCGCGGTCGAGCCACTCCTCCCACGGCAGCGCCTTCACGCCCTCGAAGAGCGCGTCGAAGGTATCGGCTTCGAACGCGCCGAGCTTCGCGTAAAGCCGCTCCGCCGTGCGCAGCCAGAGGTTGCAGCGCGCGATCGCGGCGGCGTCGCCCTCGAAGGTTATTCTGCCGTCGGAGGTGTCCGTTCTTTTGTATCCGAGCGCGTCTATCTCGTCGGCGAGCATCCGCTCGACGCCGAAAAGGCAGGTAGCGACGTATTCCATATCAGCCCTCCAGCACCCTTTCCGCGACGGCGATGCCGTCGACTGCCGAGGACATAATGCCTCCGGCGTAGCCCGCGCCTTCGCCGCAGGGGTAAAGCCCGGCGACGTTCAGCGACTGCATATTCTCTCCGCGCAGGACGCGCACGGGCGAGGACGACCGCGTTTCCGTGCCGGTCAGCACGGCGTCCGGACAGTCGAAGCCCTTTATTTTAGCGGCGAAGCGTTTGACACCCTCCGCTATCGAAGCGTAAACGAAGCGCGGCAGAAACTCCTCCGGCGGACAGTGCGAAACGCCGGGGCGGTAGGTCGGCGCGACGCTGCCGAAGCCGCCGAACGCGGCGCCCGAAAGCAGCTCGTCCATACGGAACGCGGGGGCGCGGTAGCCGCCTCCTCCCGCCGCGAACGCGCGCCGCTCCAGCTCGCGCTGAAAGCGCACTCCCGCAAGCGCTCCTTCGCCGCAGTCGCGTTCGTCGACGCCGACGAGCAGGGCGCTGTTCGCGTTCGCCCCGTCGCGGGCGTAGGCGCTCATGCCGTTGGTCACGACGCCTCCCTCCTCGCTCGCCGCGGCGACGACGGAGCCGCCGGGGCACATGCAGAAAGTGTAGACTCCCCTGCCGTCCGGCAGGTGCGCCGCGAGCTTGTAGTCGGCGGCGCCGAGGTACGGGTTATCCCACTGAGCGCCGTACATAGCCTTGTTGATTTCGCTCTGCAGATGCTCCGCGCGGACGCCGACGGAGAACGGCTTCGCCTTCATGGCGACGCCCCTGGCGAAA
Proteins encoded:
- a CDS encoding fibronectin type III domain-containing protein — encoded protein: MKKLMSTIIAVCMLIGIFSGAVLFSSSAEAYETVKLVGFSNWTQAQLDTSSGNNGYANGCGSALYVETNAAYCVGGTTQAIKAVHGGGTAYNNCIVNWKYQTGGPCTDGSVWATADGESVSASDYEGIRIAVLNSKGEPAQFTRAILRLTYGWNYSSSMRYWDGAPVSDDDGWLYFPFSEFQSNGGGGTDIYDYFDNLAKGISMLNYGSADENTCYYSGVELYRTAGQVQKGSLQAAVAKLKGYDATTYASQIADAEAVINDDSATQTQVDGQLLIINSCIDEYISNLYTDYAYVQLTGVQDWTADDLASLTKYGSTYAISDKGLKGKATQSVEMTVKDNFVRFCLASKTSSGFLAKNPFRFMDTSKGYKLSDFDGIAIAFNDADGKPLELSQFQVRLMRGQDDWNNYWSYEGNYYDTPLVYHDGYYHLYFKDYTNLAGDAINEISVISALFYKVLQAGDKAYFSDICAFSTDGLEEPEVDTHDINKVKADLDDLLNEASALGFFDSNYKNYDDITLADTMYTDPDSNYDKLLIQSRIVRMLILEETADDDLYAAFAQCVNAWEYNYTAASFANLLKAIDDAWAIYDTDAAGAIALLNAAYDALVPVETKSTTANFFDGWTDTKVNDVVNANSVKLCDSISNGLNKKADGYNPGDFSNNTAFEANDNLSLTALADFSGKAMGWKNMDRSKTLQPDNNGAFPPINAEGLSQADGIRFKLEANGSVDRILIGLSNCRDMVREDYALLIRPEFVAADGYINVPFSYFEKAWWCSDKFAKADLDQVIVFIIECYGVEEDTTVTVSDLRGYKKLSKASADQIAKVHDAADKLEAFDVAGRYAQLIADAKALGADSYEAQCAEAYDAIFALLKDYGVPEAAIVDVPGFSIYSQEELDKMDSLDGLSYLTKTDRGAIYYLPSGGDYAFGNGIYVPGTGFEDSHAKDPLFGKLLPINGKNFISMLGGYKLTDIMAFRYKIENATTNKGSGVYYRNDVGLWDGLATGRHYCATPDADGYFTYYMSEIPVRAEGEWYQNGFTLEKIREETIFACFEFFEQRGKEIYNWQVILYEGIDRSTLKEALERFKGLDVAGYDDALDAYYNKNATEAELNAAAEALINSAKPKAPATPELSKVTYNSVTLIPGAKNIEFRCGDGEWTSSNTFENLAPDTEYSFYARIREIGALPASDPSEALVVRTLKAPIKGEVGIEGEAVYGKTLTAVTDGIPEGAGELTYTWSRSNALEAVEIGTGVTYVIGKDDIGYNLSVAVTAANLDGSIVSENTAEVIKATPELITAPAPATVIIGEKLGTAALTGAEVSTEGTWAWVEPDVIPDLSQSGSVFAAVFTPADPDCYLELYADVIVNISSNTEETTITDDASGLSVTGEFLIGSDPEMTVADITPAQTAYIALLRAARNSESANNLILFKSVSFDKQSFAGKLTLSAQLSASKAGQEYTVWYFADGEVQNAVATVDANGVITVESFIVDIA
- a CDS encoding class I SAM-dependent RNA methyltransferase; this encodes MEYVATCLFGVERMLADEIDALGYKRTDTSDGRITFEGDAAAIARCNLWLRTAERLYAKLGAFEADTFDALFEGVKALPWEEWLDRDACFPVTGHSLKSALFSVPDCQAIIKKAIVERLRSKYGISWFGETGAKYRVEFFIFHDKVTLMIDTSGTPLHKRGYRLASNDAPLRETLAAALVKLSRPREGVLFHDPFCGSGTIPIEAALIMTNTAPGLQRSFAAEEFASVDGRLFERAREEAEAAKTAAGGFEAWASDIDPKFVSITKGNIRRAGVGSHVKAFVADALDISSGGRRGTVVCNPPYGERLSDRRACEELYAAMGRAFAKLGPWQIYVLSSHEDFESFYGRKADKVRKLYNGMIKCNYYQFFRAPKAD